In Oceanidesulfovibrio indonesiensis, one DNA window encodes the following:
- a CDS encoding TrkH family potassium uptake protein, whose product MSKDTALSFAIRPQLLLKSFGDMGPVLIALTIVPAAVSVGFAHYAIAMRYGVVILFLLGLTLLARRTRASLKSMQTNEVFALVALLFILVPLLMTYPMMHTGISFLDACFEALSGATTTGLSTLPSVNDMPGPFLFARAWMQWYGGLGIVAFSLALVVQPGGIAKRLSTAEDPGDDLWGGTKAYARRVLGVYLALSAVGVLALLLSGASLFDSVVFAMAAVSTGGYAPYDSSLAATGLPTQLVTVAVCVLGAAPFILFAPAYRKSRGSRIMRVEAMTLAAMCVLGVAIVSLCLRYLDSMDWGAVLKHAPVLAFSAQSTAGFANMDLAPLHAATKAVLLPAMLVGGCVGSTGGGVKILRLLIFVGLLRTFLARVNMPPHAVRPPRLLGVELDENVIRNALLLTVLYVLTVSGSWIAFLAYGYPPLESLFDVVSAVGTVGLSAGVVSNDLPAFLKLVLCLDMLLGRVEIIAILVLLNPSSWIGRRAHP is encoded by the coding sequence ATGAGCAAAGACACCGCGCTTTCGTTCGCCATTCGGCCGCAATTGCTGCTCAAATCCTTCGGCGACATGGGTCCCGTCCTCATCGCCCTCACCATTGTGCCGGCGGCTGTCTCCGTGGGTTTTGCACATTACGCCATCGCCATGCGCTATGGCGTTGTCATCCTCTTCCTGCTCGGCCTCACACTGCTCGCCCGGCGAACCCGCGCGTCGCTCAAGAGCATGCAGACCAACGAGGTCTTCGCTCTGGTGGCGCTCTTGTTCATCCTGGTGCCGCTGCTGATGACCTACCCCATGATGCATACCGGCATCTCGTTCCTCGATGCCTGCTTCGAGGCGCTTTCCGGCGCCACCACCACGGGCCTGAGCACCTTGCCAAGTGTGAATGACATGCCCGGACCGTTCCTTTTCGCCCGCGCCTGGATGCAATGGTACGGGGGCCTGGGCATCGTGGCCTTCTCACTGGCTCTGGTCGTTCAGCCCGGCGGCATCGCCAAGCGGCTGTCCACAGCCGAAGACCCTGGTGACGACCTCTGGGGCGGCACCAAGGCCTACGCACGGCGTGTGCTCGGCGTCTACCTCGCTCTCAGCGCCGTCGGCGTGCTCGCCCTGCTCCTGTCCGGAGCGTCATTGTTCGACAGCGTGGTCTTCGCCATGGCGGCTGTATCCACCGGAGGCTACGCCCCATACGACTCCAGCCTCGCAGCCACCGGCTTGCCGACGCAACTCGTCACGGTGGCGGTCTGCGTTCTGGGGGCCGCACCGTTCATACTCTTTGCGCCGGCCTACAGAAAAAGCCGTGGCTCGCGTATAATGCGTGTGGAGGCCATGACGCTGGCAGCCATGTGCGTGCTCGGCGTGGCCATCGTCTCGTTATGCCTGCGCTACCTGGACAGTATGGACTGGGGGGCCGTGCTGAAGCACGCGCCAGTCTTGGCGTTTTCGGCCCAGTCCACGGCCGGATTTGCGAACATGGATCTCGCCCCGCTGCACGCAGCCACCAAAGCGGTGTTGCTGCCGGCCATGCTTGTCGGCGGCTGTGTGGGCTCCACGGGCGGCGGGGTCAAAATCCTGCGGCTGCTGATTTTTGTTGGTCTGCTCCGCACGTTCCTTGCACGCGTGAACATGCCTCCGCACGCCGTTCGGCCGCCGCGACTGCTGGGCGTGGAGCTGGACGAGAACGTGATTCGCAACGCCCTGCTGCTCACCGTGCTGTACGTCCTCACCGTCTCTGGTTCCTGGATAGCTTTTCTGGCGTACGGCTACCCACCGCTGGAATCGCTGTTCGACGTAGTCTCCGCCGTAGGCACCGTGGGTCTGTCCGCCGGCGTTGTTTCCAACGATCTGCCCGCGTTCCTCAAGCTGGTGCTCTGCCTGGACATGCTTCTTGGCCGTGTGGAGATCATCGCCATCCTTGTTCTGCTCAACCCGTCATCCTGGATCGGAAGGAGAGCGCACCCATGA
- a CDS encoding S1 family peptidase — protein MLQDVYLRYRGGCMKLFCLVEGELTFMGTAFLAHQDGYLLTVAHILYKTEPLMVTSADFSEEFTPGLVNTLTAMPVNVVAMDKEHDLALLKFDESLELNLPDHVMGRPDEAPVGSTAACIGFPYGFYNVFNQAIQGFVLSAKIISRNETRLLLFDATVQEGMRGGPLVNASDGRIIGVVAGRFDPEEAGPGNFRQEPTAALSLSYAISSEYAVALLESQGVEVI, from the coding sequence ATGCTGCAGGATGTATATCTCAGATACCGCGGCGGCTGCATGAAGCTCTTCTGCCTTGTGGAAGGTGAGCTGACCTTCATGGGCACCGCCTTTCTCGCCCACCAGGACGGCTATCTTCTCACCGTGGCGCATATCCTCTACAAGACCGAGCCGCTCATGGTCACGTCTGCGGACTTTTCCGAGGAATTCACCCCCGGTCTGGTCAACACCCTGACCGCCATGCCCGTGAACGTCGTGGCCATGGACAAGGAGCACGACCTCGCACTGCTCAAGTTCGACGAATCTCTGGAACTCAACCTTCCTGACCATGTGATGGGCCGCCCTGACGAGGCGCCCGTCGGCTCCACGGCAGCATGCATAGGCTTTCCCTATGGATTCTATAATGTCTTCAACCAGGCGATCCAGGGCTTCGTTCTCAGCGCCAAGATCATCTCCCGCAACGAGACACGCCTCCTGCTCTTTGATGCAACCGTGCAGGAAGGCATGCGCGGCGGGCCGCTCGTGAACGCCAGCGACGGCCGGATCATCGGCGTTGTGGCCGGCCGATTCGATCCGGAAGAAGCCGGACCGGGCAATTTCCGCCAGGAACCCACGGCTGCGCTCAGCCTGTCATACGCCATTTCCAGCGAATACGCCGTGGCTCTGCTGGAAAGCCAGGGCGTGGAGGTCATCTGA
- a CDS encoding glycine betaine ABC transporter substrate-binding protein, which yields MRRHIPPPPLSSLVLTLVLLALVVLTALPSPARAADPKREPLRIVYVNWSSSIASANLVRAVLEEKLGIPCRLTETTADSMWRMVAAGEADAMLSAWLPETHAAYAATHLADVDDLGPNLEGARVGLVVPRVSLGRPTTGTGLANRPLVEARSITDLKTYGEQFGHRIVGIDPEAGVMRKTRIALREYELDGWRLNQGDEQSMVKELERSIRRHERIVVTGWKPHWMFALWRLEFLEDPKDVFGGHERIHTVVRKGLEDDMPEAYGFLNRFRWTAEDMEQLMLWNRQSEGPDKYGNAQRWMRAHPDTVNAWID from the coding sequence ATGCGACGACATATTCCACCGCCCCCCCTGTCTTCCCTCGTGCTGACCCTGGTTCTTCTTGCCCTCGTCGTGCTCACGGCGCTGCCGTCTCCGGCCCGCGCCGCCGACCCGAAAAGAGAACCCCTGCGCATCGTGTATGTGAACTGGTCGAGCTCCATCGCCTCGGCGAATCTCGTGCGCGCCGTGCTCGAAGAAAAGCTCGGCATTCCCTGCCGCCTCACCGAGACCACTGCGGATTCCATGTGGCGCATGGTGGCCGCCGGCGAGGCCGACGCCATGCTCTCCGCATGGCTGCCGGAAACCCATGCCGCCTACGCCGCGACCCACCTGGCCGATGTTGACGACCTGGGTCCGAACCTGGAAGGCGCCCGAGTGGGCCTGGTGGTGCCGCGTGTCAGTCTGGGCCGGCCCACCACGGGCACCGGCCTCGCCAACCGCCCCCTGGTCGAAGCGCGCTCCATCACCGACCTCAAAACGTACGGCGAGCAGTTCGGCCACCGCATCGTGGGCATCGACCCCGAGGCCGGCGTGATGCGCAAGACCCGTATTGCGCTGAGAGAATACGAACTCGACGGTTGGCGGCTCAACCAGGGCGACGAGCAATCCATGGTCAAAGAGCTTGAGCGGTCGATCCGCCGCCACGAACGGATCGTTGTCACCGGCTGGAAACCACACTGGATGTTCGCACTCTGGAGGCTCGAGTTCCTGGAAGACCCAAAGGACGTTTTCGGCGGGCACGAGCGCATCCACACTGTGGTCCGCAAAGGTCTCGAAGACGATATGCCCGAGGCCTATGGCTTTCTGAACCGCTTTCGCTGGACGGCAGAGGACATGGAGCAACTCATGCTCTGGAACCGGCAAAGCGAAGGCCCGGACAAGTACGGAAACGCCCAGCGCTGGATGCGAGCGCATCCGGACACGGTGAACGCCTGGATCGACTGA
- a CDS encoding BCCT family transporter, which produces MTDETKLPENSPETPPDSPADSQNGWFHLDVHPQVFFVSAALIVLFVVATILFQTYVGDAFSMLQSAMSLYAGWFFILTMNVAFLFVLGLLFLSRFGEIRLGGPDARPEFSTFGWFSMLFSAGMGIGLLFYGVAEPMFHYVANPISEAGGPEAARTAMDITFLHWGLHPWAVYAVVGLSLAFFAFNKGLPLSIRTAFYPIFGEKIYGWRGNVVDIVATVATLFGVATSLGLGVQQVNAGLDFLLGIGQSRLIQVILIGGITAVATWSVVKGLDKGIRRLSEINLTLAGLLALFVLLVGPTLFVLNAVLENIGYYVQNLPALSTWNETYEQTQWQHGWTIFYWAWWIAWSPFVGMFIARVSYGRTIREFLLGVLLVPTLVTFLWITIFGNTALNIEMFGAGGIAKAVQENIPISLFVLLENFPLDWLTSALSVVVIITFFVTSSDSGSMVIDIITSGGNPNPPVLSRLFWAILEGAVAAALLLGGGLAALQTATITTGLPFAAILLGMCYALWKGLSEYSGPQEMAVGAGKKAPTEFRITRKPSLKKTFGRRKLW; this is translated from the coding sequence GTGACCGACGAAACGAAACTCCCTGAAAACTCACCCGAAACTCCGCCGGATTCACCTGCTGACAGCCAAAACGGCTGGTTCCACCTGGATGTCCACCCCCAGGTGTTTTTCGTCTCCGCTGCGTTGATCGTTCTGTTCGTGGTCGCCACCATTCTCTTCCAGACATATGTCGGCGACGCGTTCAGCATGCTCCAGTCGGCCATGTCGCTCTATGCGGGATGGTTTTTCATCCTGACCATGAACGTGGCCTTCCTGTTCGTGCTTGGGCTGCTCTTTCTCAGCAGGTTCGGCGAGATACGGCTTGGGGGCCCGGACGCCAGGCCGGAGTTTTCGACCTTCGGCTGGTTCTCCATGCTCTTTTCCGCAGGCATGGGCATCGGCCTGCTTTTTTACGGTGTGGCCGAACCCATGTTCCACTACGTGGCCAACCCCATATCCGAAGCCGGCGGTCCGGAAGCGGCTCGCACGGCCATGGACATAACCTTTCTCCACTGGGGGCTGCACCCGTGGGCCGTGTACGCCGTGGTGGGGCTTTCTCTGGCGTTCTTTGCCTTCAACAAGGGGCTGCCGCTCTCCATCCGCACGGCTTTCTATCCCATCTTCGGCGAAAAGATTTACGGCTGGCGAGGCAACGTCGTGGACATCGTGGCCACGGTGGCGACCCTCTTCGGCGTGGCCACATCCCTGGGACTGGGCGTACAGCAGGTGAACGCCGGGCTGGACTTTCTGCTCGGCATCGGTCAGTCGCGGCTTATCCAGGTCATCCTCATCGGCGGCATCACCGCGGTTGCCACCTGGTCCGTGGTCAAGGGCCTGGACAAGGGCATCCGGCGGCTGTCCGAGATAAACCTGACCCTGGCCGGCCTGCTCGCCCTGTTCGTGCTGCTGGTAGGACCCACTCTGTTCGTGCTCAACGCCGTGCTGGAGAACATCGGCTACTACGTCCAGAACCTGCCGGCACTCTCCACCTGGAATGAGACATACGAGCAAACCCAGTGGCAGCATGGCTGGACCATTTTCTACTGGGCATGGTGGATCGCCTGGTCGCCTTTCGTGGGCATGTTCATAGCCCGCGTCTCCTACGGCCGGACCATTCGCGAATTTTTGCTGGGCGTGCTGCTCGTGCCCACGCTGGTGACCTTTTTGTGGATCACCATCTTTGGCAACACAGCCTTGAACATAGAGATGTTCGGCGCGGGCGGCATAGCCAAGGCGGTGCAGGAAAACATCCCCATCTCGCTCTTCGTGCTCCTGGAAAACTTCCCGTTGGACTGGTTGACCTCCGCACTGAGCGTGGTTGTGATCATTACCTTCTTCGTGACGTCGTCGGACTCCGGCTCCATGGTCATCGACATCATCACCTCAGGCGGCAACCCGAACCCGCCCGTGCTTTCCCGTCTCTTCTGGGCCATCCTGGAAGGCGCCGTGGCGGCGGCCTTGCTTCTGGGAGGCGGACTCGCCGCGCTCCAGACAGCTACCATCACCACGGGTCTGCCCTTTGCGGCCATCCTGCTCGGCATGTGCTACGCCTTGTGGAAGGGCCTCTCCGAGTACTCCGGCCCGCAGGAAATGGCCGTGGGAGCCGGCAAAAAAGCCCCGACCGAGTTCCGGATCACGCGCAAGCCTTCCCTGAAGAAAACCTTCGGCCGCCGCAAGCTGTGGTGA
- a CDS encoding FadR/GntR family transcriptional regulator, whose amino-acid sequence MPAKSGRSSEDVALQIEAAILAGRIMPGESLPSEREMQQQFQVSRGAVREALRALKEKGMLEIRKGAKGGAFVKQVEVSNVSASLALFLKQHPVAPEQLVEFRENIDRTVTMLAIARADDAARQKLLESARKLQVAAAETDPDLEVLGEMDRELNLLLGRMSHNPIFEWVMGALQQGFSSYDYALYEEEDFRRQTVDNWVETARRIAENEPMLALSSISNHYVLLRRCVERRTGDEGTIVQAQQSGINPTPNEQSEEI is encoded by the coding sequence ATGCCTGCCAAGAGCGGGCGCAGCAGCGAGGACGTGGCCTTGCAGATAGAGGCGGCGATCCTGGCCGGCAGGATCATGCCCGGCGAGAGCCTGCCCAGCGAGCGTGAGATGCAGCAGCAGTTCCAGGTGAGCCGCGGCGCCGTGCGAGAAGCCCTGCGCGCTCTCAAGGAAAAGGGCATGCTGGAGATCCGCAAGGGCGCCAAGGGCGGCGCGTTTGTGAAGCAGGTGGAAGTCTCCAACGTGAGCGCCTCCCTGGCTTTGTTCCTCAAGCAGCATCCGGTGGCCCCGGAGCAGCTCGTCGAGTTCCGGGAGAACATCGACCGCACCGTGACCATGCTGGCGATCGCCCGCGCAGACGACGCGGCGCGTCAGAAGCTGCTGGAAAGCGCGCGCAAGCTCCAGGTCGCGGCAGCCGAAACCGATCCGGACCTGGAAGTGCTGGGCGAGATGGATCGCGAGCTCAACCTTCTGCTTGGCCGCATGAGTCACAACCCCATTTTCGAATGGGTCATGGGGGCGTTGCAGCAGGGCTTCAGCTCTTACGACTACGCCCTGTACGAGGAAGAAGATTTTCGAAGGCAGACCGTGGACAACTGGGTGGAAACGGCGCGACGCATCGCCGAAAACGAGCCCATGCTGGCCCTCTCCAGCATCAGCAATCACTACGTTCTGCTCCGGCGCTGTGTGGAACGCCGCACGGGAGACGAGGGAACCATCGTCCAGGCACAGCAATCCGGCATCAATCCGACACCTAACGAGCAATCGGAGGAAATATGA
- the betA gene encoding choline dehydrogenase, which yields MSKHYDYIIIGGGSAGSVLANRLSANPDNKVLVLEAGRPDYKLDFRIHMPAALTYPLAGKFYNWWYESEPEPWMNNRRIYQPRGKVLGGSSCINGMIYIRGNAMDYEKWGKEPGLENWDYAHCLPYFKRFEYRLSGADEYQGGAGPLYLTTPTCENPLFEAFFGAVQEAGYPLTKDVNGYQQEGFGRFDGTIYRSRRWNAARAYVHPVKKRRNLTIKLHSQARQILFSGKRAVGVEYSKGKSVHKAYGAEVICCGGAINSPQLLQLSGVGNGNDLRKLGINVVHDLPGVGENLQDHLELYVQYACKEPVSMYPALKWQNQPKIGLQWLFGQKGAAATNHFEAGGFIRSNDQVEYPNLQYHFLPIAIRYDGSVAQGGHGYQVHVGPMNTDVRGHVKLKSKDPMEYPEILFNYLSTEQERQDWIDAIRVTREIMTQPSFDRFRGEELAPGEQVQTDEEILDFVAREGESAYHPSCTCKMGTDDMAVVDSDLKVHGVEGLRVVDASVMPYITNGNIYAPVMMIAEKAADAILGNTPLEPLHHGYYKAESKKKVETEG from the coding sequence ATGAGCAAACACTACGATTACATCATAATTGGCGGCGGTTCGGCAGGCAGCGTTCTGGCCAACCGCCTGAGCGCCAATCCGGACAACAAGGTCCTGGTCCTGGAGGCCGGACGCCCGGACTACAAACTGGACTTCCGCATCCACATGCCCGCCGCGCTGACCTACCCTCTGGCCGGCAAGTTCTACAACTGGTGGTACGAGTCCGAGCCCGAGCCCTGGATGAACAACCGCCGCATCTACCAGCCCCGGGGCAAGGTTCTGGGCGGTTCCAGCTGCATCAACGGCATGATCTACATCCGCGGCAACGCCATGGATTACGAGAAGTGGGGCAAGGAGCCGGGTCTGGAAAACTGGGATTATGCCCACTGCCTGCCGTACTTCAAGCGGTTCGAATACCGTCTGAGCGGCGCGGACGAGTACCAGGGCGGCGCCGGCCCTCTCTACCTCACCACGCCCACCTGTGAGAACCCGCTGTTCGAGGCGTTCTTCGGCGCCGTGCAGGAAGCCGGCTACCCCCTGACCAAGGACGTGAACGGTTATCAGCAGGAAGGCTTCGGCCGCTTCGACGGCACCATCTACCGCAGCCGTCGCTGGAACGCCGCGCGTGCATACGTGCATCCGGTGAAGAAGCGCCGCAACCTCACCATCAAGCTGCATTCCCAGGCGCGCCAGATACTCTTTTCCGGCAAACGCGCCGTGGGCGTGGAGTACTCGAAAGGCAAGAGCGTGCACAAAGCGTACGGCGCCGAGGTCATCTGCTGCGGCGGCGCCATCAACTCGCCCCAGCTTCTGCAACTCTCCGGCGTCGGCAACGGCAACGACCTGCGCAAGCTCGGCATCAACGTGGTGCACGATCTGCCCGGCGTGGGCGAGAACCTGCAGGACCACCTTGAGCTCTATGTGCAGTACGCCTGCAAGGAGCCGGTGAGCATGTATCCGGCGCTCAAGTGGCAGAACCAGCCCAAAATAGGTCTGCAATGGCTCTTCGGACAAAAGGGCGCAGCAGCCACCAACCACTTCGAGGCCGGCGGGTTCATCCGCTCGAACGACCAAGTGGAGTACCCCAACCTGCAGTATCACTTCCTGCCTATCGCCATCCGCTATGACGGCTCGGTGGCCCAGGGCGGCCATGGCTACCAGGTGCATGTGGGGCCCATGAACACGGACGTGCGCGGCCACGTGAAGCTCAAGTCCAAGGATCCTATGGAGTATCCGGAGATTCTCTTCAATTATCTCTCCACGGAACAGGAACGCCAGGATTGGATCGACGCCATCCGCGTGACCCGGGAGATCATGACCCAGCCGTCTTTCGACCGTTTCCGCGGCGAGGAGCTGGCTCCGGGAGAACAGGTGCAGACCGACGAAGAAATCCTGGATTTCGTGGCGCGCGAGGGTGAAAGCGCGTATCATCCGAGCTGTACCTGCAAGATGGGCACAGACGACATGGCCGTGGTCGACTCCGACCTCAAGGTCCATGGCGTGGAGGGCCTGCGCGTGGTGGACGCCTCGGTGATGCCGTACATCACCAACGGCAACATCTACGCCCCGGTGATGATGATCGCGGAGAAGGCCGCGGACGCCATCCTCGGCAACACGCCGCTGGAGCCGCTGCACCACGGCTACTACAAGGCGGAATCCAAGAAAAAAGTCGAAACGGAAGGATAG
- the betB gene encoding betaine-aldehyde dehydrogenase has translation MIRKKMYIDGEWVESRSGRTSQSLNPCDGTPIAEVPEGNREDARAAIAAARRAFDHDGWPQTPAAERGALLFKLAMLIERDKEELAELETLDTGKTLEESRWDMDDIAGIFRYYAGLADKDGGEVIESPVPDTTSMVVREPVGVCGQISPWNYPLLQASWKMAPALAAGCTIVMKPSEITPLTTIKITELAEEAGYSRGVVNLVLGPGSAVGDELASSHDVDLISFTGGIVTGKKIIQAASSNVKKIALELGGKNPNIIFADADFDLAVDYALNGVFFHAGQICSAGARLMVEDAIYDDFVAALKARIEKIVVGKWTDEKTQMGPVISAEHLTKVEEYVEIAREEGARLLVGGKRPDDPELEGGYFFMPTLFTDCVHDMRIVQEEVFGPVITVERFSSEEEAVRLANDTVYGLSAGFWTRDTDRIHRVSRALRFGTVWVNDFNVYFVQAPWGGYKQSGMGRELGHIGLEEYTEVKHIYQNHKTKALNWFGA, from the coding sequence ATGATCCGCAAGAAAATGTACATCGACGGCGAATGGGTGGAGTCGCGCTCCGGCAGGACGAGCCAGAGCCTGAACCCGTGCGACGGAACGCCAATCGCCGAAGTGCCTGAAGGCAACCGCGAAGACGCCAGGGCCGCCATTGCGGCGGCCAGGCGCGCCTTCGACCACGATGGCTGGCCCCAGACACCGGCCGCCGAGCGCGGCGCATTGCTCTTCAAGCTCGCCATGCTCATCGAACGCGACAAGGAAGAGCTGGCCGAACTGGAGACCCTGGATACGGGCAAGACCCTGGAGGAGTCCCGCTGGGACATGGACGACATCGCCGGCATCTTCCGCTACTACGCCGGTCTGGCGGACAAGGACGGCGGCGAGGTCATCGAATCCCCTGTGCCGGACACCACGAGCATGGTGGTCCGCGAGCCCGTGGGCGTGTGCGGGCAGATATCCCCCTGGAACTATCCGCTGCTCCAGGCCTCCTGGAAAATGGCACCGGCTCTGGCCGCTGGCTGCACCATCGTGATGAAGCCGAGCGAGATAACTCCGCTGACAACGATCAAGATCACGGAGTTGGCTGAAGAGGCCGGCTACTCCAGGGGCGTGGTCAATCTAGTGCTCGGCCCCGGCTCCGCCGTGGGCGACGAGCTTGCCTCCAGCCACGACGTGGACCTCATTTCCTTTACCGGCGGCATCGTCACCGGCAAGAAGATCATCCAGGCGGCCAGCTCCAACGTGAAGAAGATCGCTCTGGAGCTTGGCGGCAAGAACCCGAACATTATCTTTGCCGACGCCGACTTCGATCTGGCCGTGGACTACGCGCTCAACGGCGTGTTCTTCCACGCCGGACAGATATGCTCTGCCGGTGCGCGGCTCATGGTGGAGGACGCAATCTACGACGACTTCGTGGCCGCGCTCAAAGCGCGCATCGAGAAAATCGTGGTGGGCAAGTGGACCGACGAGAAGACCCAGATGGGGCCGGTCATCTCCGCCGAACACCTGACCAAGGTGGAAGAGTACGTGGAGATCGCCCGGGAGGAAGGCGCAAGACTCCTGGTGGGTGGCAAGCGGCCCGACGATCCCGAGCTCGAAGGCGGCTACTTCTTCATGCCCACGCTCTTCACCGACTGCGTGCACGATATGCGGATCGTGCAGGAAGAGGTTTTCGGCCCAGTCATTACCGTGGAGCGCTTCAGCAGCGAAGAAGAGGCGGTGCGCCTGGCCAACGATACGGTCTACGGCCTTTCCGCCGGGTTCTGGACCCGCGATACGGACCGTATCCATCGCGTGTCGCGCGCCCTGCGCTTCGGCACCGTGTGGGTCAACGACTTCAACGTCTACTTCGTGCAGGCGCCGTGGGGCGGGTACAAGCAGTCCGGCATGGGCCGCGAGCTCGGCCATATCGGTCTGGAAGAGTACACCGAGGTCAAGCACATTTATCAGAATCACAAGACCAAGGCCCTGAACTGGTTCGGGGCTTAA
- a CDS encoding ABC transporter substrate-binding protein has translation MSGYGKKILTVLLAVAMTVMLFGGTAFAENKKVRFVYVGWTGVTIKTEIAKTILDCLGYDARSTLVSVPIAYEAMAMNEADIFLGNWMPSMKSVADPFFEEGTVDNLVANMPGAKYTLAVPTYVYEGGLKHFEDIAKFGDELDWKIYGIEEGNDGNLVIQDMIDKDMFGLGKFELVPSSEPAMLMQVQSYAKDKKWIVFLGWAPHSMNERIDMKYLAGSTPETFGDNDGTATVYTNVRAGYAEEAPNVTKLLENLKFPVDMMNQIMLTLHENQSLKPEEAGIAWVKDNPEVYKGWLEGVTTFDGNPALPAFEECLSGM, from the coding sequence ATGTCTGGTTACGGGAAAAAGATCCTGACCGTGTTGCTGGCAGTGGCCATGACCGTCATGCTTTTTGGCGGTACGGCCTTTGCCGAAAACAAGAAAGTCCGCTTCGTCTATGTCGGCTGGACGGGCGTAACCATCAAAACCGAAATTGCGAAAACCATTCTGGACTGCCTGGGGTATGACGCCCGGTCCACTCTGGTCTCGGTGCCGATCGCCTACGAGGCCATGGCCATGAACGAGGCCGACATTTTTCTGGGCAACTGGATGCCTTCCATGAAGTCCGTGGCCGATCCCTTCTTCGAAGAAGGCACCGTGGATAACCTGGTGGCCAATATGCCTGGCGCCAAGTACACCCTGGCCGTGCCCACCTATGTGTATGAAGGCGGCCTGAAGCACTTCGAGGATATAGCCAAATTCGGCGACGAGCTCGACTGGAAAATCTACGGCATCGAGGAAGGAAATGACGGCAACCTGGTCATTCAGGACATGATTGACAAGGACATGTTCGGCCTCGGCAAGTTCGAGCTGGTGCCCTCCAGTGAACCGGCCATGCTCATGCAGGTGCAGTCCTATGCCAAGGACAAGAAATGGATCGTGTTCCTGGGCTGGGCGCCTCACAGCATGAACGAGCGCATCGATATGAAATACCTCGCCGGCAGCACGCCAGAGACCTTTGGCGATAACGACGGCACGGCCACCGTGTATACGAACGTCCGCGCCGGGTATGCCGAGGAGGCTCCCAACGTGACGAAACTCCTGGAAAATCTCAAGTTCCCCGTGGATATGATGAACCAGATCATGCTCACGCTGCACGAGAACCAGAGCCTGAAGCCCGAGGAAGCGGGCATCGCCTGGGTGAAAGACAACCCCGAGGTATACAAGGGCTGGCTCGAAGGTGTGACCACCTTTGACGGCAACCCCGCCCTGCCGGCATTCGAAGAGTGCCTTTCGGGGATGTAG